One genomic segment of Chelonia mydas isolate rCheMyd1 chromosome 1, rCheMyd1.pri.v2, whole genome shotgun sequence includes these proteins:
- the LOC119565182 gene encoding LOW QUALITY PROTEIN: olfactory receptor 51G2-like (The sequence of the model RefSeq protein was modified relative to this genomic sequence to represent the inferred CDS: inserted 1 base in 1 codon), translating into MSVVNDTKFNSVMFLLTRIPGLEDIHLWISIPFCFMYVLSIVGNSVILFIIKTDPSLHEPMYXFLSMLVVTDLALSITTIPMILGIYLFNSRRISLEACFAQMFFIHSLSKIESFVLLLMAFDRFITICNPLRSASILIPPRIAKMGLVAVVRSVALILPLPILLKLFRYCRDNVLSHSYCLHPDIMKAACSDTSVNSIYGLFVKVITVGLDSFLIFLSYVMILKTVLSIASHRECLRALNTCVSHLCAVVLFYISDIGLSLIHRFGNSSTHLLQIILGYIYLLVPRQMNPIVYSVKSKHLRERIIRAFVK; encoded by the exons ATGTCAGTTGTCAATGACACTAAATTCAACTCTGTAATGTTCCTTCTCACCAGGATACCTGGGCTGGAAGACATCCACCTCTggatctctatccccttctgcttCATGTATGTTCTTTCAATCgtaggaaattcagtcattctgttcattataaaaacagatcctagcctccatgagcccatgt attttctTTCCATGCTGGTCGTCACAGACCTTGCCTTATCCATAACCACCATACCGATGATACTGGGCATATACTTGTTTAACTCGAGGAGAATCAGCCTCGAGGCCTGTTTTGCCCAGATGTTTTTCATCCACTCGCTTTCAAAAATTGAGTCCTTTGTCCTCTTGTTGATGGCCTTTGACCGCTTCAtcacaatctgtaacccactgagaTCTGCCTCCATCTTAATTCCTCCGAGAATAGCCAAGATGGGCCTGGTGGCTGTGGTAAGATCGGTGGCCCTAATACTCCCACTCCCCATTCTCCTGAAACTGTTCCGATACTGTCGAGACaatgtcctctcccattcctactgCCTGCACCCGGACATCATGAAGGCGGCTTGTTCAGACACTTCAGTGAACAGCATCTATGGCTTGTTTGTTAAAGTCATCACGGTTGGGTTGGACTCcttcctcatcttcctctcttatgtgatgatcctcAAAACAGTGCTGAGTATCGCATCCCACAGAGAGTGCCTCAGGGCCCTGAACACCTGTGTCTCCCATCTCTGCGCTGTCGTGCTCTTCTACATATCAGACATTGGCCTGTCTTTGATACACAGATTTGGAAATAGCTCTACTCACTTGCTTCAGATTATCCTGGGCTACATCTACCTGCTGGTCCCACGCCAGATGAACCCAATTGTGTACAGTGTGAAAAGCAAACACCTGCGTGAGAGGATAATCAGGGCATTTGTCAAGTGA
- the LOC119565181 gene encoding olfactory receptor 51G2-like gives MSAVNDTKLNSAMFLLTGIPGQEDVHLWISIPFCFIYVFSILGNSTILFIIKTDPSLHEPMYIFLSMLAVTDLGLSISTIPTILSMYLFNSREISLHACFAQLFFIHSFAIIESSILLLMAFDRFVAISNPLRYASILTLPRISKMGLVCVLRGVAVSFPFPFLLKRFQYCRVNVLSHSYCLHQDVMKLACSDITVNYIYGLFLMVSIVGLDSLLIFLSYVMILKTVLSVASHTECLRALNTCVSHLCAVLLFYTPDIGLSLTHRLGKGSSPLLQIVLGYIYLLVPPLMNPIVYSVKSKHLRGRIIRVFVK, from the coding sequence atgtcagctgtcaatgaCACCAAACTCAACTCTGCAATGTTCCTTCTCAccgggatacctgggcaggaagacgttcatctctggatctctatccccttctgcttCATTTATGTTTTTTCAATATTGGGAAATTCAAccattctgttcattataaaaacagatccaagcctccatgagcccatgtacattttcctttccatgttggccgTCACGGACCTTGGCTTATCGATATCCACCATACCGACAATACTTAGTATGTACTTGTTTAACTCTAGGGAGATCAGCCTCCATGCCTGTTTtgcccagctgttcttcatccactcATTTGCAATCATTGAATCCTCCATACTCTTGTTGATGGCGTTTGACCGCTTTGTTGCAATCTCTAACCCACTGAGATATGCTTCCATCTTAACCCTGCCGAGAATATCCAAGATGGGACTGGTATGCGTGCTAAGAGGGGTGGCCGTATCATTCCCATTCCCCTTTCTCCTGAAACGGTTCCAATACTGTCGAGTCAATGTTCTCTCCCATTCCTACTGCCTGCATCAGGATGTCATGAAGCTGGCTTGTTCGGATATCACAGTCAACTACATCTATGGCTTGTTTCTTATGGTCTCCATCGTGGGGTTGGATTCActgctcatcttcctctcttatgtgatgatcctcAAAACGGTGCTGAGTGTTGCATCCCACACAGAGTGCCTCAGGGCCCTGAACACCTgcgtctcccacctctgtgccgtCCTGCTCTTCTACACACCAGATATTGGCTTGTCTTTGACACACAGATTGGGGAAGGGCTCTTCTCCCTTACTACAGATTGTCCTGGGCTACATCTACCTGCTTGTCCCGCCCCTGATGAACCCAATCGTGTACAGtgtgaaaagcaaacaccttCGTGGGAGGATAATCAGAGTGTTCGTCAAGTGA